In the Streptomyces sp. cg36 genome, one interval contains:
- a CDS encoding DUF397 domain-containing protein produces MTTETIAIAPRWVTSSYSSNGGQCVEVAMNLAAARGVVPVRDSKNATGPILNLSPAAFAGLVAYAKQSR; encoded by the coding sequence GTGACGACCGAGACCATAGCCATAGCCCCTCGCTGGGTCACGTCTTCTTACAGCAGCAATGGCGGCCAGTGCGTTGAGGTCGCCATGAACCTTGCCGCTGCGCGCGGCGTGGTCCCCGTCCGTGACAGCAAGAACGCCACTGGCCCAATCCTTAACCTCTCGCCCGCCGCCTTCGCCGGTCTGGTGGCGTACGCCAAGCAGTCCCGCTAG
- a CDS encoding sigma factor has protein sequence MTHLTHAQISAAKNNDIDAISSIIRETEGLAAARASRYAGSNMENGNSLKEDLMQAGRIAIWQCIPKFSGETPQAFMAYVDRFINAAMLDMLRAETRPGVGSRAAKDFETALALAGGDPYEAERIAASEQMGDRAMSREHAYAARLAWHGLDYLDRPLAPDESESAEAHSESRTLAEKFERETGMPAELVTAQDIALHRRGVIREQVHRALGALSDRQRHVLKAGFGVHPVAEYRPGVDDDELAGDMGATRYQVQQARTKGSKRFAELYQAGARAW, from the coding sequence ATGACGCACCTTACCCATGCCCAAATTTCGGCAGCCAAGAACAATGATATTGACGCGATCTCTTCGATCATCAGAGAGACAGAAGGGCTCGCGGCGGCTCGGGCTAGCCGCTACGCAGGATCAAATATGGAAAACGGGAACTCCCTTAAAGAAGACCTCATGCAGGCGGGACGCATAGCCATCTGGCAGTGCATACCCAAGTTCTCCGGGGAGACCCCTCAAGCGTTCATGGCCTACGTGGACCGGTTCATAAATGCCGCAATGCTCGACATGTTGCGCGCTGAAACGCGCCCTGGCGTTGGTTCTCGCGCTGCAAAGGATTTTGAGACCGCACTAGCCCTTGCAGGCGGAGACCCGTATGAAGCGGAGCGCATTGCCGCCAGCGAACAGATGGGAGATCGTGCGATGAGCCGCGAGCACGCTTACGCTGCTCGACTGGCCTGGCACGGTCTCGATTACCTGGACCGCCCCTTGGCCCCTGATGAGTCCGAAAGCGCAGAGGCGCACAGCGAATCGCGCACACTCGCCGAGAAGTTCGAGCGTGAGACTGGCATGCCCGCAGAGCTGGTCACGGCACAGGACATCGCATTGCACCGCCGGGGCGTCATCCGTGAACAGGTTCACCGTGCGTTGGGCGCGCTGAGCGACCGCCAACGGCACGTGCTGAAGGCTGGGTTCGGCGTGCACCCCGTCGCGGAGTACCGCCCCGGTGTTGATGATGACGAGTTGGCAGGCGACATGGGGGCCACGCGCTATCAGGTACAGCAAGCGCGCACCAAGGGGTCGAAACGATTCGCCGAGCTGTACCAGGCGGGTGCACGCGCATGGTGA
- a CDS encoding DNA polymerase, translated as MTKVGSGTQVAEALTGMGETLTDRTDSGALKTDKAVLLPLADLDRDWQRIGARDPNPLADAVLRAKRAKKWGEDYAQGFMAKLDTAGRIHPVISPLAARTGRMSATDGLHQLPSSDYVVRRSILAEPEHVMVSSDLQAIEMRVLAALADVKRMKEGFLRGGEKFDIHAYTARLIKGDAATPRDRKVFKGAGFGKVYGGGIQTIARQTGATEAEIAHAVAAYDRAFPEIKRASTRWQRQAFQNDMVFVSAVGRRLPLDRDRIYAVVNYACQSAARDVLGQAMIEMESSGLLEYMRLPIHDEILASAPKGDAADVAREFERCMTMSLYGVPIVAEAEIGGRSWGSLYGASE; from the coding sequence GTGACCAAGGTCGGCTCGGGAACGCAGGTAGCCGAAGCGCTTACCGGAATGGGCGAGACGCTGACCGACCGCACCGACTCGGGCGCCCTCAAGACCGATAAGGCTGTTCTCCTGCCGCTCGCTGACCTTGACCGGGACTGGCAGAGGATCGGCGCACGCGACCCCAACCCCCTTGCCGACGCTGTGTTGAGGGCGAAGCGAGCCAAGAAGTGGGGCGAGGACTACGCCCAGGGGTTCATGGCCAAGCTGGACACTGCGGGACGCATTCACCCGGTGATCTCGCCCCTCGCGGCACGCACGGGACGCATGTCCGCCACGGACGGGCTGCACCAGCTCCCCAGCTCTGATTACGTCGTCCGCCGTTCGATCCTCGCCGAGCCCGAACACGTCATGGTCAGCAGCGACTTGCAGGCAATCGAAATGCGGGTCCTCGCGGCCCTCGCTGACGTAAAGCGCATGAAAGAGGGATTTCTCCGCGGTGGCGAAAAGTTCGATATTCACGCCTACACTGCCCGCCTGATCAAGGGGGACGCTGCCACCCCGAGAGATCGAAAAGTGTTCAAGGGGGCCGGTTTCGGAAAGGTCTATGGCGGCGGAATCCAGACGATCGCGAGGCAGACCGGAGCCACGGAAGCGGAGATCGCGCACGCCGTTGCTGCTTACGACCGGGCCTTCCCTGAGATCAAGCGCGCGAGCACGCGTTGGCAGCGCCAGGCGTTCCAAAACGACATGGTCTTTGTTTCGGCCGTTGGCCGCAGGCTTCCTCTCGACAGGGACCGCATATACGCCGTGGTGAATTATGCCTGCCAGAGCGCCGCCCGCGATGTCCTCGGGCAAGCCATGATCGAGATGGAAAGCTCCGGACTGCTCGAATATATGCGCCTGCCCATTCATGATGAAATCCTCGCCTCGGCCCCGAAGGGAGACGCTGCGGATGTAGCCCGCGAGTTCGAGCGCTGCATGACCATGAGCCTGTACGGAGTCCCGATCGTGGCTGAAGCCGAGATCGGCGGTCGGTCGTGGGGCTCGCTCTACGGGGCCAGTGAGTGA
- a CDS encoding phage/plasmid primase, P4 family, whose product MLFADLLARFESVSSEADGGYSALCPAHADSRPSLRIWRGEDLKARLTCRAGCETADVIRAVGLSWSDLFDVTGPGATVPAGRPELVPITQTAALAAYVDRASLALGDYAAESSERARDYLAERFGLDIETAIELGLGVDQGDQGESFPYLSRLYREHPRLTVPLLGFDGVARGLQGRDIGGRCSARWLSLVNPRGLRWSPYGVFRGGGGYGTVLITEGPGDALTAVACGYDAVAIRGASLAGSPELVAELAEGLRGSLVILAGDNDQAGTGFTARLAAGLAEHGIDTLRLELPPSAGDLTDWREAAPERFAAELHRAVKNARPIRDTAEAHAAARSAELAERTGADTVTRDQGAEAAEILARLVAQYGESDAMNAHALTAWSGGRIRYAHGLGFYSWDGRTWVLSDTRVRQEIHRMGAALVLAGQTQAARGFLMTSRINALMTELQSVPTVRVAAADFDNRPHLLAFNNGVVDLRTGRLQPHDMGDMLTYGLDIDYQPDATCPRWESFLTEIFPGMADMPAYIQRLIGYGITGQTSEQAFCVLWGKGANGKSVFLDTLTTVFRQLVKTTAFATFEEKKGGSIPNDIAALRSARLVMASEGESGKAMSEAILKRVTGNDMIQARFLHREFFEFRPAFLLLLATNHKPTFKSQDEGLWRRIKLVPFVRYFAPHERDYGLEGTLSAEAAGIAAWAVRGAVDWYQGGLRDPQFITGASRDYRETSDALAGFFPGVLERAGDNEEMNGTDAFNAYLEWCEDENLPVRERWTRRAFYHAMDERGVTKRKTMKGISLTGVRLAEKRPGETGPGIFGT is encoded by the coding sequence GTGCTGTTCGCTGATCTGCTCGCCCGGTTCGAGTCGGTGTCCAGCGAGGCGGACGGCGGTTACTCCGCTCTCTGCCCCGCGCACGCCGATTCGCGGCCCTCGCTGCGTATCTGGCGGGGCGAGGACCTGAAAGCGCGGCTCACATGCCGGGCGGGCTGCGAAACGGCAGACGTGATCCGGGCCGTGGGGCTGTCCTGGTCCGATCTGTTCGACGTGACCGGCCCCGGTGCCACCGTTCCGGCCGGACGCCCCGAGCTGGTACCGATCACGCAGACAGCAGCGCTTGCTGCCTACGTCGATCGTGCCTCGCTCGCCCTCGGTGACTACGCGGCTGAGTCGTCCGAGCGAGCGCGGGACTACCTCGCGGAGCGGTTCGGGCTCGACATCGAGACCGCCATAGAACTCGGGCTTGGCGTCGACCAGGGCGACCAGGGCGAGAGCTTTCCCTACCTCTCTCGCCTGTACCGGGAACACCCTCGGCTAACCGTGCCCCTGCTCGGGTTCGACGGGGTAGCCCGCGGACTACAAGGGCGGGACATCGGAGGTAGGTGCTCGGCTCGGTGGCTGTCCCTGGTCAACCCTCGCGGGCTGCGCTGGTCGCCGTACGGCGTGTTCCGGGGCGGCGGCGGATACGGCACGGTCCTGATCACCGAGGGGCCCGGGGACGCGCTTACGGCAGTTGCGTGCGGCTATGACGCCGTTGCCATCCGCGGGGCTTCCCTCGCCGGCTCGCCCGAGCTGGTTGCCGAACTCGCCGAAGGACTCCGCGGCTCGCTCGTGATCCTCGCCGGGGACAACGACCAGGCGGGAACGGGCTTCACGGCCCGCCTCGCCGCGGGGCTTGCCGAGCACGGGATAGACACGCTGCGGCTCGAACTCCCCCCTAGCGCAGGTGACTTGACCGATTGGCGCGAGGCCGCCCCCGAGCGGTTCGCGGCCGAGTTGCACCGTGCAGTCAAGAACGCGCGCCCCATCCGCGATACCGCCGAGGCACACGCGGCAGCCCGCAGTGCCGAGCTTGCCGAGCGCACCGGGGCCGACACCGTCACGCGCGACCAGGGTGCCGAGGCTGCCGAGATCCTGGCGCGGCTGGTCGCACAGTACGGGGAATCGGACGCCATGAACGCCCACGCCCTTACCGCGTGGTCCGGGGGCCGTATCCGCTACGCGCACGGGCTCGGGTTCTACTCGTGGGACGGACGCACGTGGGTCCTTTCTGACACCCGTGTGCGGCAGGAGATTCACCGCATGGGGGCCGCTCTCGTCCTCGCTGGCCAGACACAAGCGGCGCGAGGGTTTCTGATGACGAGTCGCATCAACGCGCTCATGACGGAATTGCAGTCGGTCCCCACTGTCCGCGTAGCGGCTGCCGACTTCGACAACCGCCCGCACCTGCTCGCCTTCAACAACGGCGTTGTCGACCTGCGCACCGGACGCCTACAGCCGCACGACATGGGCGACATGCTGACGTACGGGCTCGATATTGACTACCAGCCCGATGCGACGTGCCCACGGTGGGAATCGTTCCTGACCGAGATTTTCCCCGGCATGGCCGACATGCCCGCGTACATTCAGCGGCTGATCGGCTACGGCATTACTGGGCAGACAAGCGAACAGGCATTCTGCGTTCTTTGGGGCAAGGGCGCAAATGGGAAGTCTGTATTCCTGGACACCCTGACCACTGTGTTCCGGCAGCTCGTCAAGACCACGGCGTTTGCCACGTTCGAGGAGAAGAAGGGAGGGAGCATCCCGAACGATATTGCAGCGTTGCGCAGTGCCCGCCTGGTCATGGCGAGTGAGGGCGAGTCCGGCAAGGCAATGTCGGAAGCAATTCTGAAGCGGGTCACAGGCAATGACATGATTCAGGCCCGTTTTCTGCACCGTGAGTTCTTTGAGTTCCGTCCCGCGTTCCTGCTGTTGCTTGCGACGAACCATAAGCCGACGTTCAAGTCTCAGGATGAGGGGCTTTGGCGCCGCATCAAGCTGGTGCCGTTCGTCCGCTACTTCGCCCCGCACGAGCGGGATTACGGCCTGGAAGGCACATTGTCTGCGGAAGCTGCGGGCATCGCTGCTTGGGCTGTACGCGGGGCGGTCGACTGGTACCAGGGCGGGTTGCGAGACCCGCAGTTCATCACGGGCGCGTCCCGCGACTACCGCGAGACCAGTGACGCCCTTGCAGGGTTCTTCCCCGGAGTTCTGGAACGAGCCGGTGACAACGAAGAAATGAACGGGACCGACGCGTTTAATGCCTATCTCGAATGGTGCGAGGACGAAAACCTTCCCGTCCGAGAGCGCTGGACGCGCCGGGCCTTTTATCACGCTATGGATGAACGGGGCGTGACCAAGAGAAAGACCATGAAGGGGATTTCGCTCACTGGGGTCCGTCTCGCCGAAAAACGCCCTGGCGAAACAGGGCCAGGAATCTTCGGAACCTAG
- a CDS encoding DNA (cytosine-5-)-methyltransferase: MARLFDKERAHTLFKTPTANLGTNGAPQHPDKRRAGGHGPTLDDEVSFLLPVDPDVAEETPGAFHSPPEWWAEYGPAVHRWETLMGSPAPIPVEFGPRGGRRLASVFAEWLMGLPRGWITYIPGLNRARQLKAVGNGVVSQQAFTAYLHLLNYKEE, translated from the coding sequence GTGGCGCGACTATTCGACAAGGAACGCGCACACACGCTGTTCAAGACCCCCACCGCCAATCTCGGTACCAACGGGGCACCGCAGCACCCGGACAAGCGCCGTGCGGGCGGTCACGGACCGACACTCGATGACGAAGTGTCATTCCTGCTGCCCGTTGATCCCGACGTGGCCGAGGAAACACCTGGGGCATTTCACAGCCCGCCGGAATGGTGGGCAGAGTACGGACCCGCTGTGCACCGTTGGGAAACCTTGATGGGCTCGCCGGCTCCGATCCCGGTTGAGTTCGGTCCGCGCGGTGGCCGTCGCCTCGCGTCGGTGTTCGCGGAGTGGCTCATGGGTTTGCCGCGGGGCTGGATCACCTATATTCCGGGCCTCAATCGGGCCCGGCAGCTTAAGGCCGTGGGAAACGGGGTTGTGAGTCAGCAGGCTTTCACGGCCTATCTGCACCTATTGAACTACAAAGAGGAGTAG
- a CDS encoding DNA cytosine methyltransferase, whose translation MPILELCAGYGGIGRAVEALTGDRIKIVAEIDPYASLILATRYPHARNIGDITQFDWATIAGEVDIITAGFPCQDISNAGKRAGIHGERSGIWESVLGAVRVLRPRLIFLENVSAIRNRGLAHVLAGLAEARYDTRWCCHRASAVGAAHHRDRWFLIATPATDSARVGRD comes from the coding sequence ATCCCAATTCTTGAACTGTGCGCCGGATACGGCGGGATCGGAAGGGCCGTCGAGGCTCTGACCGGGGACAGGATTAAAATCGTTGCGGAGATTGATCCGTACGCATCGTTGATCCTGGCGACCCGCTATCCGCACGCGCGCAACATCGGAGACATTACCCAATTCGATTGGGCCACCATCGCGGGAGAGGTGGACATCATTACGGCGGGGTTCCCTTGCCAGGATATTTCCAACGCGGGGAAGAGGGCAGGCATTCATGGCGAGAGGTCGGGTATCTGGGAAAGCGTCCTCGGGGCCGTTCGCGTTCTTCGACCACGGCTCATTTTCCTGGAGAACGTATCCGCCATCCGAAACCGGGGCCTTGCGCACGTACTCGCGGGACTGGCCGAGGCACGGTATGACACGCGATGGTGTTGCCATCGGGCGTCCGCAGTTGGAGCCGCCCACCACCGAGATAGATGGTTCCTCATCGCCACCCCTGCTACCGACTCCGCTCGCGTCGGACGCGACTAA
- a CDS encoding peptidoglycan-binding protein gives MAWYPNARKWELQPESDAQPAIRPTQLILHSVAAPWTGKRTYEYWRDSTNLESHFFVEFGGDTFQYIGTETRADANMYANRRSDGSGAVSVETASNMNHTDPWTDAQVAALIRLGVWMHQKHGVPLRICRTHDDPGFGTHRMFSQWSDGGTACPGDARQAQFRNVIFPGIVRAAGGTPPPATRYAPFPGADWFKSEPRSPLITAMGRRLVAEGCGRYADGPGPQWTDADRRSYAAWQRKRGFSGSDADGWPGATTWDALRVPAV, from the coding sequence ATGGCTTGGTATCCGAATGCCCGTAAGTGGGAACTTCAGCCCGAGAGCGACGCCCAGCCTGCCATCCGTCCAACGCAGTTGATTTTGCACAGCGTTGCAGCACCGTGGACCGGAAAGCGCACTTACGAATACTGGCGGGACTCGACCAATCTTGAGTCTCATTTCTTTGTCGAGTTCGGCGGAGATACCTTCCAGTACATCGGCACCGAAACCAGGGCCGACGCAAATATGTATGCCAACCGCCGCAGCGACGGCAGCGGAGCGGTCAGTGTCGAGACCGCAAGCAACATGAACCACACCGACCCATGGACCGACGCACAGGTTGCCGCGCTCATCCGGCTGGGTGTGTGGATGCACCAGAAGCACGGCGTACCTCTGCGCATCTGCCGAACCCACGATGACCCCGGGTTCGGCACACACCGCATGTTCTCGCAGTGGTCAGACGGCGGTACTGCCTGCCCTGGGGACGCGCGACAGGCGCAGTTCCGCAACGTGATTTTCCCGGGGATCGTTCGCGCTGCGGGCGGTACCCCGCCCCCGGCAACGCGGTACGCCCCGTTCCCCGGTGCGGACTGGTTCAAGTCCGAGCCGCGTAGCCCGCTGATCACTGCCATGGGGCGCCGCCTGGTGGCCGAGGGATGCGGGCGCTACGCGGACGGTCCGGGCCCGCAGTGGACCGACGCAGACCGCCGTAGCTACGCGGCATGGCAGCGCAAGCGCGGTTTCAGCGGGTCCGACGCGGACGGGTGGCCCGGAGCCACGACGTGGGACGCGCTGCGCGTTCCAGCGGTCTGA
- a CDS encoding phage tail tape measure protein: MAVEVGVGYVSIVPEVQGFAGELQRQVTGPSESAGQEGGRTAGEGFTGKMGGVLKGGLAAVGIAAAAVLAKGFMDALDQGAINGKIQAQLGSTPAEAARYGKAAGQLYAGGVTDSVEEAADAISGVMRSGILPPDATNAQIESISGKVTDLGKTFELDLGQTSNAVGQILKNGLAKDGTEALDILTAGMQRMGPRADDMADTFNEYSTKFQDLGLSAADAMGLMSQGMQAGARDTDTIADALKEFQIRATDGSKTSTAAYEAIGLSAEDMTRKIAAGGPGAREGLQQVLDGIKAIKDPAQRSQVAVGLFGTKAEDLGKSLLAMDPRTAVKALGDTAGAAERMGDALHNNAGARIEQFKRRLQVGVSNAIGTYVIPALTAGADTVSRIFTPAFEAAGRRIAPIFSGIADGARSAGSALVASGEAGGISAALDSVRQKGSGLADTFQRTVGPSLSSFGQLVSAEVLPAAGQLGAALGSVVLPVLQGVGSVLTGVLLPGVMTVYGAVLEHMQPAFSALADFTTARVVPALQMIGARLSELVNKSMPVIEVAATLITWVARLAAVILGTLIPIVLRLAGPVFSGLFWALGTAISWISNVIGILGSLGVAFVGAVRWVAEFSQKSVGKLGEFLGWMRGLPGRVRDSLGDFGSLLVGKGQDLVRGLWDGVKGMGGWLKDKLMGWAKSAIPGPIAKALGINSPSRLMRKEIGRWIPPGVVDGIDDEQATLDARLQSMVRVPDIGPVQTPGTVRIPRGTSAADSGLVDVLRALESERGRDIVIRIGDQEIARAVAYGQRQLARR; encoded by the coding sequence ATGGCGGTTGAAGTGGGCGTGGGCTATGTGTCCATCGTCCCCGAAGTGCAGGGGTTTGCGGGGGAACTCCAACGCCAGGTTACGGGTCCCTCGGAGAGCGCTGGTCAGGAAGGCGGGCGGACAGCCGGCGAGGGCTTCACCGGGAAAATGGGTGGAGTCCTCAAAGGCGGGTTGGCTGCTGTGGGTATTGCCGCGGCTGCCGTGCTCGCGAAGGGGTTCATGGACGCTCTTGACCAGGGCGCCATTAACGGCAAGATTCAGGCGCAGTTGGGCAGCACGCCCGCCGAGGCGGCCCGGTACGGCAAAGCTGCGGGGCAGCTCTACGCGGGCGGTGTCACTGACTCCGTAGAGGAAGCGGCCGACGCAATATCCGGCGTCATGCGGTCGGGAATTCTCCCGCCGGACGCCACCAACGCGCAGATCGAATCCATATCCGGCAAGGTCACTGACCTTGGTAAAACGTTCGAGCTGGACCTAGGCCAGACCAGTAATGCGGTCGGTCAGATTCTCAAGAACGGGCTTGCCAAGGACGGCACGGAAGCCCTTGACATTCTCACTGCGGGAATGCAACGGATGGGGCCACGTGCCGACGACATGGCGGATACGTTCAACGAGTATTCGACCAAATTCCAGGATCTCGGACTGTCCGCCGCGGACGCCATGGGGCTCATGTCCCAGGGAATGCAGGCGGGCGCGCGGGATACCGATACTATCGCCGACGCGCTGAAGGAATTTCAGATCCGCGCCACTGACGGATCGAAGACCAGTACAGCAGCGTATGAGGCTATCGGCCTGAGTGCCGAGGACATGACCCGCAAGATTGCTGCGGGTGGCCCAGGGGCCCGCGAGGGATTGCAACAGGTCCTTGACGGCATCAAAGCAATTAAGGACCCCGCGCAAAGATCGCAAGTCGCCGTAGGTCTTTTCGGAACTAAAGCGGAAGACCTTGGCAAATCTTTGCTTGCCATGGACCCGAGGACTGCCGTAAAGGCGCTCGGTGATACCGCGGGTGCTGCCGAACGGATGGGAGACGCGCTCCACAACAACGCGGGCGCCAGGATCGAACAGTTCAAGCGCAGACTTCAGGTCGGCGTATCGAATGCGATAGGTACCTACGTGATTCCGGCGCTCACTGCGGGCGCCGACACCGTTTCCCGTATTTTCACTCCGGCGTTTGAGGCTGCCGGGCGGCGCATCGCACCGATTTTCTCGGGCATAGCAGACGGGGCACGCTCGGCTGGCTCTGCACTCGTAGCAAGTGGTGAGGCGGGGGGAATTTCTGCCGCGCTGGATTCAGTGAGGCAAAAGGGCTCGGGCCTTGCAGATACCTTTCAGCGGACAGTGGGACCTAGCCTTTCGTCCTTCGGGCAGCTCGTCTCAGCGGAGGTACTTCCCGCTGCGGGACAGCTGGGCGCGGCTCTCGGCAGCGTTGTATTGCCCGTACTCCAGGGGGTCGGGTCGGTTCTGACCGGGGTTCTCCTCCCGGGCGTGATGACGGTCTATGGGGCTGTTCTGGAGCACATGCAGCCCGCGTTCTCCGCACTGGCCGATTTCACTACCGCGCGCGTCGTTCCGGCACTTCAGATGATCGGGGCGCGGCTCTCGGAACTCGTCAACAAGTCGATGCCGGTCATTGAGGTGGCAGCCACGCTTATTACGTGGGTGGCGCGGCTTGCGGCTGTCATCCTCGGCACCTTGATACCAATTGTGCTGCGCCTAGCTGGCCCGGTATTTTCCGGCCTGTTCTGGGCGCTGGGCACGGCTATTAGCTGGATCAGCAACGTCATTGGCATCCTGGGAAGTCTCGGTGTTGCGTTTGTTGGTGCGGTGCGCTGGGTCGCTGAGTTCAGTCAGAAATCAGTGGGCAAGCTTGGTGAGTTCCTGGGGTGGATGCGCGGTCTGCCTGGTCGGGTCAGGGACTCGCTCGGGGACTTTGGCAGTCTGCTGGTGGGCAAGGGGCAAGACCTCGTGCGCGGCCTGTGGGACGGCGTCAAGGGAATGGGGGGATGGCTCAAAGACAAACTCATGGGCTGGGCCAAGAGTGCTATTCCCGGGCCCATCGCTAAGGCGCTCGGAATCAACTCGCCCTCACGTCTCATGCGAAAGGAAATCGGACGGTGGATTCCGCCGGGCGTGGTCGACGGAATCGACGACGAACAGGCGACTTTGGATGCGCGGCTGCAATCCATGGTCAGAGTCCCCGATATCGGGCCCGTACAGACTCCTGGAACCGTCCGGATTCCCCGCGGGACGTCAGCAGCGGATTCGGGGCTTGTGGACGTGTTGCGGGCACTTGAGAGCGAGCGGGGCCGGGACATCGTGATCCGGATCGGCGACCAGGAAATAGCCCGCGCGGTGGCGTACGGGCAGCGTCAACTAGCAAGGAGGTGA
- a CDS encoding major capsid protein: MALTLPEAAKLSTTDLQRGVIETFVQESSILDRLPLLTIEGNSYAYNEEATLPGVQFRAVNEAYAESTGTVNQKSESLVILGGDADVDKFIVKTRGNLNDQRAIQTRMKIKAAAYKFQDAFFNGDVATEPKGFDGLRKRLVGAQVVSAGTNGAPIVGADGKDSHAFFDLLDALIAQVPGLTNANGALYANRAVIAKIKSAARRIGGYEMVREALTGKMVATYNGIPLLDPGQTAAGADILPQTETQGAATDASSIYAVRFGQAEDDRAVTGLTNGGIQVTDLGELESKPSYRTRIEFYTGLAVFGGRGAARLNGVLAK; this comes from the coding sequence ATGGCACTTACTCTTCCCGAGGCTGCCAAGCTCAGCACGACCGATCTTCAGCGCGGGGTCATCGAGACTTTTGTGCAGGAGTCCAGCATTCTGGACCGGTTGCCGCTGCTGACCATCGAGGGCAATTCGTACGCCTACAACGAGGAAGCCACGCTCCCGGGCGTGCAGTTCCGAGCGGTGAATGAGGCGTACGCCGAGAGCACGGGCACCGTTAACCAGAAGTCCGAGTCTCTTGTAATCCTCGGCGGTGACGCGGACGTGGATAAGTTCATCGTGAAGACCCGCGGCAATCTCAACGATCAGCGCGCTATTCAGACGCGCATGAAGATCAAGGCCGCCGCGTATAAGTTCCAGGACGCGTTTTTCAATGGCGACGTTGCCACCGAGCCGAAGGGTTTCGACGGTCTGCGTAAGCGGCTGGTCGGCGCTCAAGTGGTTTCGGCGGGCACGAACGGCGCTCCGATCGTGGGCGCGGACGGTAAGGACTCGCACGCGTTCTTTGACCTGCTCGACGCGCTGATTGCGCAGGTCCCGGGCCTGACCAACGCTAACGGCGCGCTGTACGCGAACCGTGCGGTAATCGCAAAGATCAAGTCGGCTGCCCGCCGGATCGGCGGTTACGAGATGGTCCGCGAGGCTCTTACCGGAAAGATGGTCGCGACCTACAACGGCATTCCGCTGCTCGACCCGGGCCAGACTGCCGCGGGCGCTGACATTCTGCCGCAGACGGAAACTCAGGGCGCCGCAACCGACGCGTCCAGCATTTACGCGGTCCGCTTCGGCCAGGCCGAGGACGACCGCGCGGTGACCGGTCTCACCAACGGCGGAATTCAGGTTACGGACCTCGGCGAGCTGGAGTCCAAGCCTTCTTACCGCACCCGGATTGAGTTCTACACGGGTCTTGCGGTGTTCGGTGGCCGTGGTGCTGCCCGCCTTAACGGCGTTCTCGCCAAGTAG
- a CDS encoding phage portal protein has translation MTWRDYDTEFATLFTPTMVYRWQRPTREGGRWTGRTTGLARGEPSHVPNPLKVVPLVELPNRSRLHGKPRSEIATVLPLQDAVNTLWAHLMTASDGLALPARAVLGMDRPVREIVDPESGEVVGEEDLPLDRFRSDRLLWLEKQGAQIAEFSAADLENYLKVIEVAVQHIAAQTRTPPSYLAGQLVNVSPDGFAASEAGLIAKVSEMQRHFGSALREIMRLEAMAQGEERRAESLALGSVVWRDPQFRSDAQYSDALVKLKSIGVPDEALWERIPGVTPDEIERWKQMRTDAAGAILGGDMSRLFGVKPEQTEGDDQADEPDELPEAA, from the coding sequence ATGACGTGGCGGGACTACGACACCGAGTTTGCAACGCTGTTCACGCCGACCATGGTTTACCGGTGGCAGCGTCCGACCCGCGAGGGCGGAAGGTGGACCGGCCGCACTACGGGGCTTGCCCGGGGCGAGCCGAGCCACGTTCCGAACCCACTCAAGGTGGTGCCGCTGGTCGAGCTGCCTAACCGCTCGCGGCTGCATGGAAAGCCACGGTCCGAGATTGCGACGGTCCTTCCGCTACAGGATGCCGTCAATACCTTGTGGGCGCACCTCATGACCGCATCGGACGGTTTGGCGCTGCCCGCGCGGGCGGTGCTCGGAATGGACCGGCCCGTCCGCGAAATTGTGGACCCCGAGTCGGGTGAAGTGGTCGGCGAGGAGGATCTACCGCTAGACCGGTTCCGGTCGGACCGTCTGCTGTGGCTGGAGAAACAGGGCGCGCAAATCGCCGAGTTCTCAGCCGCTGACCTTGAGAACTACCTCAAGGTTATTGAAGTGGCGGTGCAACACATCGCAGCACAGACCCGCACCCCACCAAGCTATCTAGCGGGGCAGCTCGTCAACGTGAGCCCCGACGGGTTCGCCGCGTCGGAAGCGGGACTGATTGCCAAGGTGTCCGAGATGCAACGGCACTTCGGGAGCGCGCTCCGCGAAATCATGCGGCTGGAGGCCATGGCACAGGGCGAGGAACGGCGCGCGGAATCTCTCGCGCTCGGCTCCGTGGTGTGGAGAGACCCGCAGTTCCGCAGCGATGCCCAATACTCCGATGCACTGGTGAAGTTGAAGAGTATCGGCGTGCCGGATGAGGCTCTGTGGGAGCGCATCCCGGGAGTCACTCCGGACGAAATCGAGCGGTGGAAGCAGATGCGCACGGATGCCGCGGGCGCAATCCTCGGCGGGGACATGTCGCGCCTGTTCGGGGTGAAGCCCGAACAGACCGAGGGCGACGACCAGGCCGACGAGCCCGACGAGTTGCCCGAGGCCGCCTAG